The DNA sequence GCCACCAGCGCACGCACGCCGATCCTCACATATCGGGGTGCCCAGCTATTTTCGGCAGCAAGAAAAGCAAAAATGGTTGCGGTCACTGCCGACACCAGTGTTGCGGCGAGTGCCAGCTGGAGTGTTTCCCAGATTAAAGGGATCTGGATAGGCAAGCGATATCCCCAGTAGGCAAGCGAACCACTGGTTTGCCGGTCACTGAACAGTGTTGTCAGATGGAGTTCTGGTAAAGTTTCAATAATATAGTCAAACAGACTAGGCAGAGCATGCCAGAGACTCAGCAGATTAAACTCGGCCACATAGCCCGAAGCAAAATAGAGCCCCAGAATCAGTAAGGACCCAGCCAGAGTATCGCGTTTTTGCTGTACTCTTATCTGCCGATAGTAACGCTCAAACTCAGTATTTATCATTCTTGCAGTAGCCTGTTTTCTTCGGGGGTATCAGCGAATGTGGCTTACCGCACTCGGGTTCGCTCCCGAATGCGGTAAATCAGGTGAGATTAACGTGCTTTTACCAGTTCACGCTTCATGTCGATGATCATTTTGTAATCTTCCACCGAACCGGGACCGATATGCTGTGTACCGCCCATCGCCTTCACAAAACAGGCATGATCTTCTTTGTCCAGTCGTTTCACAGCATCAATAACTTTCTGTTTGAACTCTGCCGGAAGCTTATTGCTGACCAGCACAGGGCCGTTAGGGATCAGTTGAGAGTGCCAGATGATGCGGATTTTTTTCATCAGATCAGGATGATCCATGCGAATCAGACGGTTGAAAGCCCCTACGCTATAACCTGTATCATAATCACCCACCATTGACGTCCAGGTGACAGCACCATCGAACTGACCGTTCAGTACGCCAAGGATGTCCTGCTCATGCCCGCCAGAAAAAGTGACACTTGAGAAGAAATTATTATATTTGTTATCGACGTTACCGCCCAGTTTCTGTTTGAACTCCTGGTTGGGCATCAGATAACCCGATGTTGAATCGGGATCAGCAAAGGCAAACGCTTTACCTTTCAGATCTTACAGTTTCTGGTAAGGGCTATCAGCTTTAACCACCACCACATAATAGTAGCCACGAGACTGATTTTTATCATCTACAGCCAGGCCGACAACATCAACAGCCTTAGGGTCGTTCATGTATACCGAGGCAAAAGAGGACGGGGACATACTCAGTACCAGGTCGACTTTACCGCCAATCAGACCCTGAATCACACCGGAGTAATCAGATGAATTACGTAATTTAGTTTCTACATTCAGAGCCTTATCCATGAAGGTTTTGACACACTGATTATCACCTATCTGTTGGGTAGCATTTTGTACCCCCAGGATGCCGAGGTTTAATTCACGGGGCGTTTCTGCTGCCTGAATTTGTCCGGCAACGGCGAGTGTCGTGATGATTGCGGAGATCCGTAACGCAACTTTCAGCTGTTTTTTCATTATCAGGGCCTGTGTTGTCAAACGTTAAAATAAACTTCAGTGGAGTTGATTAATTTCTTCGCCATATAAGCGATGCAGTAATTCATCAGTGAGTTGTGACGGATGACCGTCGAACAGAATGCGACCACCAGCAATACCAATCACCCGGGTGCAATAGGTTTTCACCAGTTCGACAGAGTGCAGATTCACCATCACGCTAATACCCTGCTGACAAATTTCCCGCAGCACTTCCATAATCCGCTGTGTGTTTTTAGGATCCAGTGAGGCCACTGGCTCATCGGCCAGCAAAATGGAGGGGTTTTCCATTAATGCCCGACAGATAGCAACACGCTGCATCTGTCCTCCGGAGAGATTTTCAGCACGCTGCAGTGCCTGAGGTAACATATTCATCCATTCCAGCAGTGCGATAGCTTTCGCTCGATCTGCTTCTGCGAATATCTTTAATAATGACTTGAGCATGGAAGTCTGACTTAAACGTCCAAGCAGAACATTGGTCAGGACATCCAGACGCGGCTCCAGATAGAAATCCTGGAAAATCATTCCACACTGAGTACGCCATTGATTTAAGGATTGCCCCCGTAATTGCGCGACATCACGCGGTGAACCCACTTCCGGGTAACTGAGGATTTCGCCAGCAGAAGCAGCATGTGTACCGTTAAGAATATGCAATAGAGTCGATTTTCCAGCGCCCGAGCGCCCGATTACGCCGACCAGCTCTTTGGTGTGCAGTTCGAAATTTATATCATCCAGCACCATCTGATTAGACTGATAGGATTTACTCAGTTTTTTTACACTGAGCACACGACGTCCATGAGGAGTTTCAACCGAAGGGACAGCGTCAGAATCAACGATGGCAAGTGAGCGATTCATCAAGATAACCATTAGTTAAGCACGAATTTGCTGGCACTAGTTATCGCCGGGTTATGTGATTATTTGATTACAAAGAAAAGAATAAAAAATGAACTGAGGATGGCTATCAATTAACAACAACTCCATTTGTTACAAACTAAGCTGAAACGAGGACTATAAATCGTATAGGGAAGCCGGGGCATTAAAGGCCGACAGTCGCAACAACATCAGGACGCCTGTCGGCTTATGTTAACCGTACAAGGTAATATTAATGACCCGTTATTCTCCCTTGTAAGCTTTTAACGTTCGCTGACATAATGGCGATCGGACGCAATCTTCTGTATAGAAGCGCACAATACCTATCATCTCATCGTCGATAAACCGTGCCAAGGCATCAGCCAGCCCGGAAGGGACATGACGGGGAAGATCGCACTGGGTTATGTCGCCATTAATCACCACCGTAACATTTTCACCCAATCGGGTAAGAAACATCTTCATTTGTGCCGGGGTGACATTTTGTGCTTCATCGAGGATAACAAACGCATTTTCGAAGGTACGTCCACGCATGTAGGCAAAAGGTGCAATTTCAACTTTGCCGATCTCAGGTCGCAGACAGTACTGCATAAATGACGCACCTAATCGTCTCACCAGCACGTCATACACCGGGCGAAAATAAGGGGCAAACTTTTCAGCAATATCACCGGGTAAAAAACCCAGATCTTCATCAGCCTGTAGTACCGGGCGAGTCACAATGATACGTTCGACATCTTTGTTAATTAACGCTTCAGCGGCTTTTGCCGCACTGAGCCAGGTTTTACCACAACCGGCTTCCCCGGTGGCAAAAATCAGCTGTTTATGGGCAATCGCTTCGAGATAATCCGCCTGAGCAGCATTACGCGGACTGATCGGGGCATGGTCACGTGAATCCCGAGCCATACCAATCGCATCGAGCCCCCCCATTTGCACCAGCGAACTGACGGATTCTTCCTCACGCTGCCGGTGGCTGCGAGAATCCCCACGTAAAACGCGTTTCGCTTCACGACGTGCTTTGATCACTGCTTTTTGTCTTGCCATAGTGACACCTTACATTTGGTTTCATTCCACACATGCTTTGCATGTGATTACCTGAACGCTTTAGAGGTCTGTCATGGCTTCCTCAATAAGCCGTCGTCCGACACACACCATCTGCCAACAGGCGCTGGTGACGATAAGAATATAAAAAAGTCCGGGAATGGACACAGGGTGGAGGAAGGCGACCAAACAGTGATAGTGAGTGGTTGATGAGAAAACAAAACGTTTCAGTACAAGGTATTACCATTCGTACTCTCCAGTCTAAGTTTAACTCAGCTGACTACAGATAGTGATGAGTACCTACCAGCAAACCATGGCAGGTACTTTTACTATAGAACAAAGTGAGAGACTTGTCGCATGCTGAAAAGTCTGCCTGTGGTTAGGCGCTGATCAATGCCTCACCAAGATACTGCGTGCTATCTTTCACGCCCGGCAATGCGAAGAAATAACCTCCCCCAACGGGTTTGATATACTCCTCTAAGGCTTCACCATCAAGTCGTCGCTGCACAGTAAGGAACCCCGCTTCCAGGTCATGCTGGTAGCAGACAAAGAGTAACCCCATCTCCAGTTGCCCTGCATTAGAGATGCCCAAAGAGTAGCTGTAGCCGCGCCGCAACATCAGATTTTTTTCTGTTTCAGGTGTCCGCGGATTTGCCAGACGAATGTGCGCATCGAGAGGTGTCAATTTTCCTTCAGGATCAGCAGCATAGTCAGGGACATCGTGCTCATTTTGCATACCTAAAGGCGCACCGCTGTGCTTCATCCGCCCGAAAATCGTCTGCTGTTCGTGCAACGGAGTACGATCCCAAAACTCTACCCGAAAGGCAATAATACGTACTGCCTGGTAGCTTCCATCTACGCACCATGCCGGTTCTCCCTGGTCGGCGTTGACCCAAAGAATATTATCCATTAGTGAATTATCATGGGTATCAGGGTTGGCGGTACCGTCTTTAAAACCCAGCAAATTAATCGGCGTTTCTTTACCTTCACTTTGTGCCTCATGTGGAGAAATAAAGCCCTCACGCCGCCAGCGCACTGCAAGAAGGTCGGGCGTATGCTTAATGATATCGCGCAGCGCATGAATCACGGTATCGCCGGAGTTAGCACAGATTTGCAGCAGTAAATCTCCATGACACAACGCGTTATTGAGGGCATCATTGGGAAAACGCGTCATCTTCTGCAATTTTTTCGGTTTCAATGCCTGCAGCCCGAAGCGCTGATCAAACAGTGATGAGCCCACTGAAACGGTGATTGTCAGATTATCAGGATAAATATAATCTCCGAGAATACCCGAATCAGGCGGCGGCAAACGCGTGTTAGCCAGCTCAGGTGCTTTACCACCCGCAGTCAAAAACGCGATACGTTCAGTCAGCAGCCGAAGTAATCTTTCCAGTCCGGCGCGATCATCTGTCAGCACATCGAACGCTACCAGCATCATCGATGCCTGCTGTGGCGTAACAATCCCCGCCTGGTGCCTGCCATAAAAAGACTGTACCCTGTCACGTTGTAATCCGGTGCGGTCTGATTGCGCTGCAGCAGCAGGTGGAGGTGCCGCATGCACCGGACACCCGCCGCCAACGGCGAGTGCTCCTCCCAGAATGCCAACCCCTTTTAATAAACGGCGACGGGAAGGCTCGGCCGCGTTATCGTCAGGTTGTTTATTCATGGCTTATCAATCCAGTCCCAGTGTGCCGCGGAGTTTTGCCAGATCTTCAGCTAATGTGGTGATCGGGCCTTTCAATGCAGTACGATCAGCATCAGTAAGCTTGTCATAAGATTCAAATCCCTCACCTTTACGATATTTCGCCAGAATTGCATCAACTTTTTTGAAGTTAGCATCGACTTTTTCCAGCAACG is a window from the Erwinia sp. genome containing:
- the efeB gene encoding Deferrochelatase/peroxidase EfeB (ID:JIFNMEKO_01570;~source:Prodigal:2.6) produces the protein MNKQPDDNAAEPSRRRLLKGVGILGGALAVGGGCPVHAAPPPAAAAQSDRTGLQRDRVQSFYGRHQAGIVTPQQASMMLVAFDVLTDDRAGLERLLRLLTERIAFLTAGGKAPELANTRLPPPDSGILGDYIYPDNLTITVSVGSSLFDQRFGLQALKPKKLQKMTRFPNDALNNALCHGDLLLQICANSGDTVIHALRDIIKHTPDLLAVRWRREGFISPHEAQSEGKETPINLLGFKDGTANPDTHDNSLMDNILWVNADQGEPAWCVDGSYQAVRIIAFRVEFWDRTPLHEQQTIFGRMKHSGAPLGMQNEHDVPDYAADPEGKLTPLDAHIRLANPRTPETEKNLMLRRGYSYSLGISNAGQLEMGLLFVCYQHDLEAGFLTVQRRLDGEALEEYIKPVGGGYFFALPGVKDSTQYLGEALISA
- a CDS encoding hypothetical protein (ID:JIFNMEKO_01567;~source:Prodigal:2.6), which gives rise to MKKQLKVALRISAIITTLAVAGQIQAAETPRELNLGILGVQNATQQIGDNQCVKTFMDKALNVETKLRNSSDYSGVIQGLIGGKVDLVLSMSPSSFASVYMNDPKAVDVVGLAVDDKNQSRGYYYVVVVKADSPYQKL
- a CDS encoding hypothetical protein (ID:JIFNMEKO_01566;~source:Prodigal:2.6), yielding MPNQEFKQKLGGNVDNKYNNFFSSVTFSGGHEQDILGVLNGQFDGAVTWTSMVGDYDTGYSVGAFNRLIRMDHPDLMKKIRIIWHSQLIPNGPVLVSNKLPAEFKQKVIDAVKRLDKEDHACFVKAMGGTQHIGPGSVEDYKMIIDMKRELVKAR
- the phnC gene encoding Phosphate-import ATP-binding protein PhnC (ID:JIFNMEKO_01568;~source:Prodigal:2.6) translates to MVILMNRSLAIVDSDAVPSVETPHGRRVLSVKKLSKSYQSNQMVLDDINFELHTKELVGVIGRSGAGKSTLLHILNGTHAASAGEILSYPEVGSPRDVAQLRGQSLNQWRTQCGMIFQDFYLEPRLDVLTNVLLGRLSQTSMLKSLLKIFAEADRAKAIALLEWMNMLPQALQRAENLSGGQMQRVAICRALMENPSILLADEPVASLDPKNTQRIMEVLREICQQGISVMVNLHSVELVKTYCTRVIGIAGGRILFDGHPSQLTDELLHRLYGEEINQLH
- the phoH gene encoding Protein PhoH (ID:JIFNMEKO_01569;~source:Prodigal:2.6); this encodes MARQKAVIKARREAKRVLRGDSRSHRQREEESVSSLVQMGGLDAIGMARDSRDHAPISPRNAAQADYLEAIAHKQLIFATGEAGCGKTWLSAAKAAEALINKDVERIIVTRPVLQADEDLGFLPGDIAEKFAPYFRPVYDVLVRRLGASFMQYCLRPEIGKVEIAPFAYMRGRTFENAFVILDEAQNVTPAQMKMFLTRLGENVTVVINGDITQCDLPRHVPSGLADALARFIDDEMIGIVRFYTEDCVRSPLCQRTLKAYKGE